ATTCAATAATTAAGAAAAAAATTTCTAATTTAATCACAGAAAAATTAAACAATTTACAACCAGCTCCCTTGTTTGCTAAAGGATTAGATATTTTAATCAAGAATGGCAAACATGAAATTTTTATTAATAATGGGATTAATTTTTTAAGCGAATGGTTACCTACTCATAGACAAAGAATTAAAATTATAATTGAAAATTATCTAGAAAAAATTTTAAAATGGGGGAGTAATTTAGTTCCAGATACTTTCGTTGAAAGCATTACTGAAAAAGCTTTAGAGACAATAATTGAGCAATTAAATGAAGCTCAGAAAGATAAAAATCACGTTTTAAGAGTTTCAATTGAGGAAAAATTGAATGAACTTACTCTTAACCTTGCCACCAATCCAGATTACTCATTACAACTAAATGAATGGAAAAATGGTATATTAAACAACAGTAATCTAAAGGATAGTATTGATAGTTTATGGGATAAATTAAAATTATTAGTTATTGAAGATTTAGATTCAAATGATAAATCCAAAATTAAAAATTCAATTTTACAATTTTTAGAAAATTTCCAAAATAAAATCGCAATTGACCCTAATTTGCAAAGCAAGATTGATGATTCATTTAGGAATGTTGTTGTAACAATCATAAAAGAAAATCATACAACTATTGGCAATATGATAAATAAAGTTATAGATTCTTGGGATGAAAAAAAATTATCTTATGAAATTGAAACTAACTTAGGTCGTGATTTGCAATTTATTAGATTAAACGGAACCATAATTGGTGGATTTGTTGGGTTGTTAATTCATTTTATTAAAGGATTAATTTGATTATTGAATAATTAAGAATATTTTTGTTTTAAATTAGTTGTCTTTTCATTAGTTTAGGTGTCTTTATTAGTTATCAATCATAAACTTTTTCTTATAAAAAACATGAAAAATAATTTTTTCATTTTACTTGTATTGTTATTTGTATCATATTTTAATACTAGTTTTTCGCAAAGCGATGGTGGTATAAAAAATTTAGGAGC
Above is a window of Chlorobiota bacterium DNA encoding:
- a CDS encoding DUF445 domain-containing protein: MLKEVKNEKEIALKKMKLFATSIFILMALIFITTLHFVNIPFIGYINSFAESAMVGALADWFAVVALFKHPLGIPIWHTAIIPKKKKEIGKNLAFFVESRLLSIDAITNELKNVSASKFIIEFISVEANKVKITDFVSDGILYFLNQIDDSIIKKKISNLITEKLNNLQPAPLFAKGLDILIKNGKHEIFINNGINFLSEWLPTHRQRIKIIIENYLEKILKWGSNLVPDTFVESITEKALETIIEQLNEAQKDKNHVLRVSIEEKLNELTLNLATNPDYSLQLNEWKNGILNNSNLKDSIDSLWDKLKLLVIEDLDSNDKSKIKNSILQFLENFQNKIAIDPNLQSKIDDSFRNVVVTIIKENHTTIGNMINKVIDSWDEKKLSYEIETNLGRDLQFIRLNGTIIGGFVGLLIHFIKGLI